From one Cellulosilyticum sp. I15G10I2 genomic stretch:
- a CDS encoding amidase domain-containing protein → MKKAKKHLIISICLITFLYNTIPSFSCSNLHPYILNEETIKTDEREIKPTTEDIDANLKAEFQEILKNLFSTRNDCIVKLDAETLKQFYNLDIKVSLWAYESEAKKIKYFKNWSEKQSIKFNNIESIIKVRKIKEKEPGLYGILCFVSTEFNYSYIDTPEVPNTFRLGTSHYINLKQDDNRFVITKEWYTDPFADSLNLDNLKSKEVKEYILNHKAPDYKPSERVQKAIDYAHKYCGISTDEAYLFKYNKDYKNFNPDGGDCANFASQILHEGGGFKKGGSWNYHGRSATKAWVNAQGFKNHMVNSGRGSYIAKGKYQEVYKAAYKMRPGDFVAYEKKGKIVHISTVTGLDSKGYPLVTCHNTDRLLVPYDLGWSNSNIKFHLVHMHY, encoded by the coding sequence TTGAAGAAGGCCAAAAAACATCTGATTATATCTATCTGTCTTATTACGTTTCTATATAATACTATACCAAGTTTTAGCTGTTCCAATCTACATCCATATATTCTTAATGAAGAAACTATAAAAACTGACGAGCGCGAGATAAAACCCACCACTGAAGATATAGATGCAAATCTTAAGGCAGAATTTCAAGAAATCTTAAAAAATCTTTTTTCAACTAGAAACGATTGCATTGTTAAATTAGATGCTGAAACTTTAAAACAATTTTATAATTTAGATATTAAAGTAAGCTTATGGGCCTATGAAAGCGAGGCCAAGAAAATAAAGTATTTTAAAAACTGGTCAGAAAAACAATCGATTAAATTTAATAATATTGAGTCCATTATTAAAGTCAGGAAGATAAAAGAAAAAGAACCTGGCCTCTATGGCATTCTTTGCTTTGTATCTACTGAATTTAACTATAGTTATATAGATACGCCTGAGGTTCCTAATACATTCAGACTTGGAACCTCTCATTATATTAATTTAAAACAAGATGATAACCGCTTTGTTATTACAAAAGAATGGTATACAGATCCTTTTGCTGATTCACTTAACCTTGATAATCTTAAATCTAAAGAGGTGAAAGAGTATATTCTTAATCATAAAGCACCAGATTATAAGCCCAGTGAACGCGTACAAAAAGCTATTGATTACGCCCATAAATACTGTGGGATAAGTACAGATGAAGCCTATCTTTTTAAATACAACAAGGACTATAAAAATTTCAATCCTGATGGCGGCGACTGCGCAAACTTTGCCTCTCAAATACTACATGAAGGTGGAGGATTTAAAAAAGGCGGTTCATGGAACTATCACGGTCGCTCTGCTACTAAAGCATGGGTGAATGCCCAAGGTTTTAAAAATCATATGGTAAACAGTGGCCGAGGCTCCTATATTGCAAAGGGTAAATACCAAGAAGTTTATAAAGCAGCCTATAAAATGCGCCCAGGAGACTTTGTGGCTTATGAAAAAAAAGGAAAAATTGTCCACATCTCTACTGTAACAGGCCTCGATTCCAAGGGCTATCCACTTGTAACTTGTCATAATACAGATAGGCTGCTTGTGCCTTATGATCTTGGATGGAGTAATAGTAATATTAAATTTCACTTAGTGCATATGCATTATTAA
- a CDS encoding HAMP domain-containing sensor histidine kinase encodes MAKQRKLNKSLKRLLEKGKYLYKQAKVEIKKSIKLQILFAVGTALTFSVLSSVFVSEAIRHTDLGRKKYTAYEESKASFENYIISILTELNKLEDNVPESKNDISFEEETIESEFKENLSQLTDNYYGAIDTNYYLADSKGTIIFQKDYVQSIDLVKVIQKVNNKENIYRQGNTFTGIYPIILSGEICYLYVEAVLQGHTKYYYTSIPTLLGIITGAGVFILLLFKFTKNKIDYIEYLSHCLGEISKGDLSYQVDIVGEDELAQVAKDITYMESEIKRQIEAKLQTEKLKNELVTNVAHDLRTPLTSIIGYMGLIKNKQFKSQEEADKYIDIAYNKSESLKVLIEDLFELTKLHQKGAELNKESISLINLIQQLTEEFMPLASEKLIDMQMELNAKQAVIMADIPKMTRAFENLIENAIKYSQEGDTIYIELRELEETLFFAISNRCTNLSQEELDRLFDRFYRTDQSRSSAAGGSGLGLAIVKSIIERHEGVIRAKLKGEIVSFMIKLPKIKTSV; translated from the coding sequence GTGGCAAAGCAAAGAAAGTTAAATAAATCCTTAAAAAGGTTATTAGAAAAGGGGAAATATCTCTATAAGCAGGCAAAAGTAGAGATAAAGAAAAGCATTAAATTGCAAATACTCTTTGCTGTAGGTACAGCCTTGACGTTTTCCGTATTATCTAGTGTGTTTGTAAGTGAGGCTATTAGACATACCGACCTGGGAAGAAAAAAGTATACTGCTTATGAAGAAAGCAAGGCTTCTTTCGAAAATTATATTATAAGTATACTTACTGAGCTTAACAAACTAGAAGATAATGTTCCAGAGAGTAAAAATGATATAAGCTTTGAAGAAGAAACAATAGAAAGTGAATTTAAGGAAAATCTTTCACAGCTAACAGATAATTACTATGGTGCTATAGATACGAATTACTACTTAGCAGATAGCAAAGGAACTATTATATTTCAAAAAGACTATGTGCAAAGTATAGATTTAGTTAAAGTTATTCAAAAGGTAAATAACAAGGAAAACATTTATAGACAAGGCAATACGTTTACAGGTATTTATCCAATCATACTAAGTGGTGAAATCTGTTACCTTTATGTTGAAGCGGTATTACAAGGACATACAAAGTATTACTACACTTCAATACCAACGCTATTAGGAATTATCACAGGGGCAGGAGTTTTTATCCTATTACTTTTTAAATTTACAAAGAATAAGATAGATTATATAGAGTATCTTTCCCATTGTTTAGGAGAGATTTCTAAAGGTGATTTATCTTATCAAGTTGATATAGTAGGAGAAGACGAGCTTGCACAGGTTGCAAAAGATATTACCTATATGGAAAGTGAAATTAAAAGACAAATCGAAGCTAAATTACAGACAGAAAAGCTAAAGAATGAGTTGGTAACCAATGTAGCTCATGATTTAAGAACACCTCTCACTTCTATTATTGGATATATGGGACTTATAAAAAATAAGCAGTTTAAAAGTCAAGAAGAAGCAGATAAGTATATAGACATTGCGTATAATAAATCAGAAAGCCTAAAAGTACTCATTGAAGATTTATTTGAGCTCACAAAGCTGCATCAAAAAGGAGCGGAGCTTAATAAAGAATCTATTTCACTTATAAATCTTATTCAACAGCTTACAGAAGAATTTATGCCTCTTGCTAGTGAAAAACTTATTGATATGCAAATGGAGCTAAATGCTAAGCAGGCTGTAATTATGGCCGATATTCCAAAGATGACAAGAGCATTTGAGAATCTCATAGAAAATGCAATTAAATATAGTCAAGAAGGTGATACGATTTATATAGAACTTAGAGAACTTGAAGAAACTTTGTTTTTTGCGATAAGCAATAGGTGTACTAATCTGTCACAAGAAGAATTGGATAGATTATTTGATAGATTTTATCGAACAGATCAATCAAGAAGCAGTGCGGCAGGAGGAAGCGGGCTTGGACTTGCTATTGTTAAGAGTATTATAGAACGTCATGAAGGAGTGATTAGGGCAAAACTAAAAGGAGAAATTGTTAGTTTTATGATAAAGCTGCCAAAAATTAAAACTTCTGTATGA
- a CDS encoding DUF4097 family beta strand repeat-containing protein — protein sequence MKKWIIGLFVIALISAVSTAALAGHIYYNEMQVYEDYQKRDLDIATLENIYINSAVPVKIAVTEGAPYIEFTQKFVDVLGHHPTYTLDIETKENSSYIILEKEKNIDMEFLVKESIEACYVYLPEQAINKLEVKNSYWSGDIDINLNTINIKELNVDASRGNIFLEGNYEKINVDASYGKIEIKSKGLAQVNISGNMECILNGNYSSIEIKNNDNKVWIESGLPADVRIEGSGDIRLRGSYKSIESNAYGNLDIKSDTICKAEFYNDGGGIKLDGAFDEVVIEAYHTNIDINTTIVPKRISILGDPAGATLMLPSNTLGLDVICKWKYCDDEDNRISNFPIQISDFPIQMKAQGENFRQYFFGDQSTKVSVQADTIYSIQLLDNGYKSENVVADKDQLPAN from the coding sequence ATGAAAAAATGGATCATTGGATTATTTGTTATTGCTTTGATAAGTGCAGTAAGTACAGCAGCACTTGCAGGACACATTTACTATAATGAAATGCAGGTTTATGAAGACTATCAAAAAAGGGATTTAGACATAGCTACTCTTGAAAATATTTATATTAATTCAGCAGTACCTGTTAAGATAGCAGTAACAGAAGGAGCACCTTACATAGAGTTTACACAAAAATTTGTAGATGTACTAGGCCACCATCCAACTTATACATTAGACATAGAGACAAAAGAGAATTCATCTTATATTATATTAGAGAAAGAAAAAAATATAGATATGGAATTTCTGGTTAAAGAAAGCATAGAGGCATGTTATGTTTACTTACCAGAACAAGCTATTAATAAGTTAGAGGTTAAAAACAGCTATTGGTCAGGAGACATAGATATTAACTTAAACACTATAAATATCAAAGAACTGAATGTAGATGCTAGTAGAGGAAATATATTCTTAGAGGGTAATTATGAAAAGATAAATGTTGACGCCAGTTATGGCAAGATTGAAATCAAATCTAAAGGATTGGCACAGGTAAACATTAGCGGAAATATGGAATGTATATTAAATGGAAACTATAGCAGTATAGAGATTAAAAACAACGACAATAAAGTATGGATTGAGTCTGGGCTGCCGGCAGATGTTAGAATAGAAGGAAGTGGTGACATTAGATTAAGAGGAAGCTATAAATCAATCGAATCCAATGCTTATGGTAATTTAGATATAAAATCAGATACAATATGCAAAGCAGAATTTTATAATGATGGTGGAGGAATTAAGCTTGACGGGGCATTTGACGAGGTAGTCATTGAAGCTTATCACACCAATATTGATATAAATACGACCATTGTGCCCAAACGTATTAGTATACTTGGGGATCCAGCAGGTGCGACATTGATGCTGCCAAGTAATACCTTAGGATTAGATGTGATTTGTAAATGGAAGTATTGTGACGATGAGGATAATAGGATAAGTAATTTTCCAATACAGATAAGTGATTTTCCAATACAAATGAAGGCACAAGGAGAGAATTTTAGACAATACTTCTTTGGAGATCAGTCTACCAAAGTATCTGTTCAAGCAGATACAATATATAGCATACAGTTATTAGATAATGGTTATAAGAGTGAAAATGTTGTAGCAGACAAAGATCAATTACCTGCAAACTAA
- the hcp gene encoding hydroxylamine reductase translates to MENLMFCYQCQETAGCSGCTKKGVCGKTPEVAKIQDLLIYVTKGLSEITTKLRAEGKAIPEEVNQFVTLNLFTTITNANFDLEVFYNRVNETLEIRNKLAAQLNDAAGLSEAATVQFVSRDEMDAKAETVGVLSTENEDIRSLRELITYGLKGLAAYLKHANALNHTSEDTAAFMQKALASTLDDTLTVGDYVGITLETGKYGVDGMALLDAANTTSYGHPEITKVNLGVRNNPAIIISGHDLRDLEQLLEQTQGTGVDVYTHSEMLPAHYYPAFKKYDNFVGNYGNAWHKQKEEFTSFNGPILMTTNCIVPPSDVYKDRLYTTGAAGFTGCKHIAADANGQKDFSEIIAHAKQCSAPTEIETGEIIGGFAHNQVLALADKVVDAVKTGAIKKFFVMAGCDGRQKSRNYYTDFAQALPNDTVILTAGCAKYKYNKLELGDIGGIPRVLDAGQCNDSYSLAVIALKLKEVFGLEDINELPIAFNIAWYEQKAVIVLLALLHLGVKNIHLGPTLPAFLSPNVVNVLVENFGIGGISNVEDDIKMFMA, encoded by the coding sequence ATGGAGAATTTAATGTTTTGTTATCAATGTCAAGAAACAGCAGGATGCAGCGGATGTACTAAAAAAGGGGTATGTGGTAAAACACCAGAAGTCGCAAAAATCCAGGACTTACTGATCTATGTTACAAAAGGACTTAGTGAGATTACAACAAAATTAAGAGCAGAAGGTAAAGCGATACCAGAAGAGGTTAACCAATTTGTAACGCTTAACTTATTTACAACGATTACAAACGCAAACTTCGATTTAGAAGTTTTCTATAATAGAGTAAATGAAACACTTGAAATAAGAAATAAATTAGCAGCGCAGTTAAATGATGCAGCAGGTCTTAGTGAAGCAGCTACAGTTCAATTTGTATCTCGTGATGAAATGGATGCAAAAGCAGAAACAGTAGGCGTGCTTTCAACAGAGAATGAAGATATCAGAAGTTTAAGAGAACTGATTACTTATGGCTTAAAAGGACTTGCAGCTTACCTTAAACATGCAAATGCTCTTAATCATACATCAGAAGATACAGCAGCATTTATGCAAAAAGCACTTGCTAGCACTTTAGATGATACGCTTACTGTAGGTGATTATGTAGGTATTACTCTTGAAACAGGAAAATATGGCGTTGACGGCATGGCACTTTTAGATGCAGCCAATACAACAAGCTATGGACATCCAGAAATCACCAAAGTAAATCTTGGCGTTAGAAATAATCCAGCCATTATTATCTCAGGACATGATCTTAGAGATTTAGAACAATTACTTGAACAAACACAAGGCACTGGCGTAGATGTTTATACCCATTCAGAAATGCTTCCAGCACATTACTATCCAGCATTTAAAAAGTATGATAACTTTGTAGGAAACTATGGTAATGCATGGCACAAACAAAAAGAAGAATTTACAAGCTTTAATGGCCCAATTCTTATGACAACTAACTGTATTGTTCCTCCAAGCGATGTATATAAAGATAGACTTTATACAACAGGCGCAGCTGGGTTTACAGGATGTAAACACATTGCAGCAGATGCAAACGGCCAAAAAGACTTCTCGGAAATTATTGCACATGCAAAACAATGTTCAGCACCAACTGAAATTGAAACAGGTGAAATTATCGGAGGTTTTGCACATAACCAAGTACTTGCACTTGCAGACAAAGTAGTAGATGCTGTAAAAACAGGTGCGATCAAAAAATTCTTTGTTATGGCAGGATGCGATGGACGTCAAAAATCTCGTAACTACTATACAGACTTTGCACAAGCGTTACCAAATGATACTGTGATCTTAACAGCGGGCTGTGCAAAATATAAATATAACAAATTAGAGCTTGGCGATATCGGTGGTATTCCAAGAGTACTTGATGCAGGTCAATGTAATGACTCTTACTCACTGGCAGTGATTGCACTTAAATTAAAAGAAGTATTTGGACTTGAAGATATCAATGAGCTTCCAATTGCTTTTAATATAGCATGGTATGAACAAAAAGCAGTTATTGTACTTCTTGCACTCTTACACTTAGGTGTAAAAAATATTCACTTAGGACCAACTCTTCCAGCATTCCTTTCACCAAATGTAGTCAATGTTTTAGTTGAGAACTTTGGTATTGGCGGTATTTCAAATGTGGAAGATGATATCAAAATGTTTATGGCATAA
- a CDS encoding DUF554 domain-containing protein: MLGTIVNTIAIVVGSLLGLLLKGGIPKRFNDIIMKALGLSVLYIGISGSLKSTDTLLLILSLIIGAIIGELIDLDKWLSFLGQTIEAKFKALDKGGNIAEGFVSASLLFCIGSMAIVGSIQSGLEGNHTMLFIKSMLDGITSIIYASSMGIGVIFSGVAVFLYQGAITLAAGFLGSILQDGEIANITGIGSILIMGLGFNLLGMTKIKVANFLPAIFIPMIYYIVLSLV, from the coding sequence ATGTTAGGAACAATTGTTAATACTATTGCGATTGTAGTTGGAAGCCTATTAGGACTACTGCTAAAAGGGGGTATTCCAAAACGTTTTAATGATATTATTATGAAAGCATTGGGGCTTAGTGTATTATATATAGGCATATCTGGAAGTTTAAAAAGCACAGATACATTACTGCTTATCTTATCGCTTATTATTGGGGCGATAATAGGTGAATTGATAGATCTTGATAAGTGGCTGAGCTTCCTTGGACAAACGATCGAAGCAAAGTTTAAGGCTTTAGATAAAGGCGGTAATATTGCCGAAGGATTTGTATCAGCAAGCCTTCTCTTTTGTATAGGATCTATGGCTATAGTAGGCTCAATTCAAAGCGGTCTTGAAGGCAACCATACGATGTTGTTTATTAAATCAATGCTGGATGGCATTACGTCCATTATTTATGCATCATCTATGGGGATTGGTGTGATTTTCTCAGGAGTAGCAGTTTTTCTATATCAAGGTGCTATTACTCTGGCAGCTGGGTTCTTAGGCAGTATACTGCAAGACGGAGAAATTGCAAACATAACAGGAATCGGAAGTATTCTCATTATGGGACTTGGATTTAATTTATTAGGAATGACAAAGATAAAGGTAGCAAACTTTCTGCCGGCTATTTTTATTCCAATGATTTATTACATAGTACTAAGTTTGGTATAG
- a CDS encoding MFS transporter, with the protein MCNEMHRYLVLNDTSESEDNLNVKNNWKRNIILFLISQTISLLGSSLVQYAIFWYITLNTKSGVMMMVAIICGFVPTFFLSPFAGVWADRYNRKILIILSDAFIAITTLILAVLFLMGYQSMGLLFVMSALRAIGTGIQTPAVGALVPQIVPADQLTRINGINGSIQAIIMLVSPMLSGALLTMATLESIFFIDVITAAIAVFVLIVFLKVPTHEKAQSMQKVSYFKDFYEGITYIKGHNYVKKFFIFSAGFCFLATPVAFLTPLQVIRRFGDEVWRLTAIEITFSIGMMLGGAVMASWGGFKNKVHTMALACFVTGACTFMLGIVPVFWFYLIVMGVVGVSMPLFNTPSMVLLQEKVETDFLGRVFGVYGMISSAMMPLGMLIFGPIADRIQIEWLLIGTGILLFSQSFFLIGTKDLVEAGKAKAELTNK; encoded by the coding sequence ATGTGCAATGAGATGCATAGATATTTGGTTCTTAATGATACAAGCGAATCGGAGGATAATTTAAACGTGAAAAATAATTGGAAAAGAAATATTATCTTATTCTTAATAAGTCAAACCATATCCCTTCTGGGATCTTCACTAGTACAGTATGCCATTTTTTGGTATATTACACTTAATACAAAGTCAGGTGTTATGATGATGGTAGCCATTATTTGTGGTTTTGTACCCACCTTTTTTCTGTCTCCTTTTGCAGGGGTATGGGCTGATCGCTATAACCGAAAAATACTGATTATATTATCAGATGCATTTATTGCCATAACAACACTTATACTTGCGGTGTTGTTTTTAATGGGGTATCAATCTATGGGACTATTGTTTGTCATGTCTGCCCTGCGAGCAATAGGCACAGGAATTCAAACACCGGCAGTAGGGGCCTTGGTGCCGCAAATAGTACCTGCGGATCAGCTGACACGGATTAATGGGATCAATGGTAGCATACAAGCAATTATTATGTTAGTCTCACCTATGCTGAGTGGGGCACTGCTTACGATGGCAACGCTTGAATCTATATTTTTTATTGATGTTATTACAGCTGCAATTGCAGTTTTTGTACTGATTGTGTTTCTTAAAGTACCTACACATGAAAAAGCACAAAGTATGCAGAAGGTCAGCTATTTTAAAGATTTTTATGAAGGCATAACCTATATCAAAGGGCATAATTATGTTAAAAAGTTTTTTATTTTTTCAGCTGGGTTTTGTTTTCTAGCGACACCAGTAGCTTTTTTAACCCCACTTCAAGTTATAAGGCGTTTTGGCGATGAGGTATGGCGGTTAACAGCCATTGAAATCACTTTTTCTATTGGTATGATGCTTGGAGGTGCAGTGATGGCTTCGTGGGGGGGCTTTAAAAACAAAGTTCACACGATGGCGCTCGCCTGTTTTGTTACAGGAGCATGTACCTTTATGCTTGGGATTGTACCAGTTTTTTGGTTCTATTTAATCGTTATGGGAGTTGTTGGTGTTTCAATGCCTCTTTTTAATACTCCTTCAATGGTTTTATTACAGGAGAAGGTTGAGACTGATTTTTTAGGCCGTGTATTTGGTGTTTATGGGATGATTTCAAGTGCAATGATGCCGCTCGGGATGTTAATTTTTGGACCTATAGCTGATCGCATACAAATAGAATGGCTGCTTATAGGTACGGGTATTCTATTATTTAGTCAAAGCTTTTTCTTAATTGGTACTAAAGATCTTGTGGAGGCCGGTAAAGCAAAAGCTGAGCTTACTAATAAATAA
- a CDS encoding NAD(P)-dependent oxidoreductase has protein sequence MKALIYNTRPDEIAFFESFSKKYLLDITLISEDLTKASAHLAKGYEAVNVTAAVPIDVAILALLKENGIKYIVSRATGINHLDLQGIKALGLKVANVPSYSPNAISEHALMLALGLMRNLKDTVHRCDEKDFTLQGLRGREIRKMTVGIVGTGKIGYEAIKAFKALGATVIAYDMYPSGKVKSYADYVTLDELYQKSDIISYHCPFIPENYHLVNEISIAKMKEGVYLINTSRGELFDYPAVLKGLKDGKIGALGFDVYEGEESFVRYNLKDKVLDDEVFNELMSLSNVIFTPHIGFFTDEAVSNMVEISLENLNEFGATGRCKNEISL, from the coding sequence ATGAAAGCATTAATATATAATACAAGGCCAGATGAAATAGCATTTTTTGAAAGCTTTAGTAAGAAGTATTTATTGGATATAACACTTATATCTGAAGACCTTACAAAAGCGAGTGCACATTTAGCAAAAGGTTATGAGGCAGTTAATGTTACAGCGGCAGTGCCAATTGATGTGGCTATTTTAGCGCTATTAAAAGAAAATGGTATAAAGTATATTGTTTCAAGAGCAACTGGCATTAATCATTTAGATTTGCAGGGGATTAAAGCACTTGGCTTAAAGGTTGCAAATGTCCCTAGCTATTCACCTAATGCCATATCAGAACATGCACTGATGCTGGCATTAGGGTTAATGAGAAATCTAAAAGATACAGTGCATAGGTGTGATGAGAAAGACTTTACGTTACAAGGTCTAAGAGGAAGAGAAATTAGAAAGATGACAGTTGGGATCGTAGGGACTGGTAAAATAGGTTATGAAGCGATTAAAGCCTTTAAAGCACTAGGGGCAACTGTTATAGCTTATGATATGTATCCGAGTGGAAAAGTAAAATCATATGCTGATTATGTTACCCTCGATGAACTTTATCAAAAGAGTGATATTATTTCTTACCATTGTCCATTTATTCCAGAGAACTATCATCTGGTTAATGAAATAAGTATTGCCAAGATGAAAGAAGGTGTTTATCTCATCAATACATCAAGGGGAGAACTTTTTGATTATCCTGCTGTACTTAAGGGACTAAAGGACGGAAAGATAGGAGCACTTGGTTTTGATGTGTATGAGGGCGAAGAGAGCTTCGTAAGATATAATCTAAAAGACAAGGTACTTGACGACGAGGTATTTAACGAACTAATGAGTCTAAGTAATGTTATTTTTACACCACATATTGGTTTTTTTACAGATGAAGCAGTATCTAATATGGTTGAGATTTCACTTGAAAATCTCAATGAATTTGGTGCAACTGGAAGGTGCAAGAATGAAATTAGCTTATAA
- a CDS encoding N-acetylmuramoyl-L-alanine amidase translates to MKRKNKLLIYMLMSIVLFTMYSAPACAKENFTVCIDPGHQAKGDPKAEPIAPGSGQKKARVSSGTSGVATKKAEYKVNLEAAMILKEMLKQKGYQVVMTRETHDINISNAERAEVANKAKADMTIRLHCDSIGNSGKSGVVLLVPAKKGAHTAAIYEPSYKYAQLLKESLQTQGIKVNGIFERSDITGFNWSRVPVVIFEMGFMSNWSEDKMLSDKNYQTKLMQAATQALEVYNQSQS, encoded by the coding sequence ATGAAACGCAAGAATAAACTACTTATTTATATGCTAATGTCAATAGTGCTCTTCACTATGTATAGTGCACCAGCGTGTGCAAAAGAAAACTTCACAGTATGTATAGACCCAGGTCATCAAGCTAAAGGCGATCCAAAGGCAGAACCTATCGCACCAGGCTCAGGGCAAAAAAAAGCCAGAGTATCATCTGGAACAAGTGGTGTAGCAACTAAAAAGGCTGAGTATAAGGTGAACTTAGAAGCTGCAATGATCTTAAAGGAAATGTTGAAACAAAAAGGCTATCAAGTAGTAATGACAAGAGAAACCCATGATATTAATATAAGTAATGCCGAAAGAGCAGAAGTAGCCAATAAGGCTAAGGCAGATATGACGATTAGACTACACTGCGACAGCATAGGTAATTCAGGCAAAAGTGGGGTGGTGTTATTGGTACCTGCAAAGAAAGGAGCTCATACAGCAGCCATTTATGAACCGAGTTACAAATACGCACAGCTACTCAAAGAGTCTTTACAAACTCAGGGGATTAAAGTTAATGGCATTTTTGAAAGAAGCGATATCACAGGTTTTAACTGGTCAAGGGTGCCTGTTGTGATCTTTGAAATGGGGTTTATGAGTAATTGGAGTGAAGACAAAATGCTCTCTGATAAAAACTATCAAACAAAACTGATGCAAGCTGCCACACAAGCTTTGGAAGTATACAATCAAAGCCAAAGTTAA
- a CDS encoding response regulator transcription factor has translation MSQQMVLIVDDDKEIRDLIEIYLKNEGYWTIIAKTGLEAIQTVEKEKIDLIILDVMMPVVNGVDACLKIREKHNIPIIMLSAKAEDIDKILGLSVGADDYLTKPFNPLELIARVKAQIRRFTKLNTASSTAKILEEDGLKLDLESGKVFKQEIEVNLTPIEFSILKLLWVNKGQVFKIGTLYERVWGQEYFENNNTVMVHIRKLREKIEDNPRSPQYVFTVWGVGYKFAI, from the coding sequence ATGAGCCAGCAGATGGTACTTATCGTAGATGATGATAAAGAGATTAGAGATTTAATAGAGATATATCTGAAAAATGAAGGTTATTGGACAATTATAGCCAAGACTGGTTTAGAAGCTATACAAACTGTAGAAAAAGAGAAGATAGATCTTATCATACTTGATGTGATGATGCCGGTAGTGAATGGGGTAGATGCTTGTTTAAAAATAAGAGAAAAACATAATATTCCGATTATCATGCTTTCTGCCAAGGCGGAGGATATTGATAAAATATTAGGGCTATCTGTAGGGGCAGATGATTACTTAACTAAGCCTTTTAATCCACTAGAACTTATAGCAAGAGTCAAAGCTCAGATTAGAAGATTTACAAAGCTTAATACAGCAAGTAGTACTGCTAAAATTTTAGAAGAAGACGGATTAAAGCTTGATTTAGAAAGTGGAAAAGTATTTAAACAAGAAATTGAAGTGAATTTAACGCCGATAGAATTTAGTATTTTAAAACTTTTATGGGTAAATAAAGGACAAGTTTTTAAAATAGGAACCCTATATGAGCGCGTTTGGGGGCAAGAATATTTTGAGAATAACAATACTGTTATGGTACATATTAGAAAGCTGCGAGAAAAGATAGAAGATAACCCTAGAAGTCCACAGTATGTATTTACAGTGTGGGGGGTAGGGTATAAATTTGCTATTTGA